In one window of Photobacterium leiognathi DNA:
- the moaE gene encoding molybdopterin synthase catalytic subunit MoaE: MISVQFDDFSVADEYAKLSEGTEAGAVVTFIGKVRDFNQGDAVTGLSLEHYPGMTEKSLQEIVDQANQRWPLLKTRVIHRVGDLALGDQIVFVGVTSAHRGAAFEACEFIMDYLKTRAPFWKKEQTPEQSRWVDARETDTSAADRWSK; encoded by the coding sequence ATGATCTCTGTTCAGTTTGACGATTTCTCCGTTGCGGATGAATACGCAAAACTTTCTGAAGGTACTGAAGCAGGCGCGGTGGTTACTTTCATTGGTAAAGTACGTGATTTTAACCAAGGTGATGCGGTAACAGGATTATCGTTAGAGCATTATCCTGGTATGACGGAAAAGTCATTGCAGGAAATTGTTGATCAAGCAAACCAACGTTGGCCGTTACTCAAAACCCGAGTGATCCACCGTGTTGGCGATTTAGCGTTAGGCGATCAGATTGTTTTTGTTGGCGTAACCAGTGCTCACCGTGGTGCTGCTTTTGAAGCGTGTGAATTCATTATGGATTACTTAAAAACACGTGCGCCGTTCTGGAAGAAAGAACAAACGCCAGAGCAAAGTCGCTGGGTAGATGCCCGTGAAACAGATACTTCTGCTGCTGATCGTTGGTCAAAATAG